One Thiocapsa bogorovii DNA segment encodes these proteins:
- a CDS encoding SRPBCC family protein, whose amino-acid sequence MVKTQVQTLIRLPPAQVFSFVVEDFLRNYPRWSPEVQSLQAVTQGPIRVGWIGRQIRVDQGRRTDSRFRVVALEPGRRVSFKGTTDPYVIEYRFDPLGEHTHLTFIFELAQLNLALRPFEKLIRVAAQDGAERVTRNLKGLIESELGAAA is encoded by the coding sequence ATGGTCAAGACCCAAGTACAGACACTAATTCGTCTTCCGCCCGCGCAGGTCTTCAGCTTCGTGGTGGAGGACTTCCTCCGCAACTACCCCCGCTGGTCGCCGGAGGTGCAGAGTCTTCAGGCGGTGACCCAAGGTCCGATCCGGGTCGGCTGGATCGGTCGACAGATTCGTGTCGATCAAGGCCGCCGCACCGACAGTCGGTTCCGGGTCGTCGCGCTCGAGCCTGGCCGGCGCGTGTCCTTCAAGGGGACCACCGACCCCTACGTGATCGAGTATCGGTTCGATCCCCTCGGCGAGCATACACATCTCACCTTCATCTTCGAGCTCGCGCAGCTCAATTTGGCGCTTCGGCCGTTCGAGAAGCTGATTCGGGTTGCTGCGCAGGATGGTGCCGAGCGCGTCACGCGCAACCTGAAAGGCCTCATCGAATCCGAGCTCGGTGCCGCCGCTTGA
- a CDS encoding DUF2232 domain-containing protein, giving the protein MKAIAAFVMRGPSQAALVAAATALLSILVPPLGLLSAGSIGLVALRSGPIYGLLVSAAATLGMGVIAWLALGSPLPALGVLLMLWVPILALALLLRYSRSLALTLQVAGVLGVLLVLSAYGLMGDPSATWLTLLEPFRDALVKDGVLDDPASAAVFAELAGWMTGAFAAALVAQLLFGLFIARWWQALLYNPGGFGEEFRQLRLSRPFGVLVVVLLALLPFSDGASLTANLLLVPGVLLLFQGLAVAHQVRALKQARQAWLVGLYVLVVFFMPQALLLIACIGLVDIWADIRSRVAPSPPPGSGTSGPAT; this is encoded by the coding sequence ATGAAGGCGATTGCGGCCTTCGTGATGCGCGGTCCGTCGCAGGCGGCGCTGGTCGCCGCCGCGACGGCCCTGTTGTCGATCCTAGTCCCGCCGTTGGGGCTGCTCAGCGCCGGCTCGATCGGTTTGGTCGCTCTGCGAAGCGGTCCTATTTACGGGCTGCTCGTGAGTGCGGCGGCGACCCTCGGAATGGGCGTCATCGCCTGGTTGGCTTTGGGCTCGCCTTTGCCTGCGCTCGGCGTGCTGTTGATGCTCTGGGTGCCGATTCTGGCCCTGGCACTGCTGCTGCGATACAGCCGGTCTTTGGCGCTGACGCTGCAAGTGGCAGGTGTGTTGGGCGTCCTTCTGGTGTTGTCGGCGTACGGCCTGATGGGCGACCCGAGTGCCACCTGGCTGACGCTCCTCGAGCCGTTCCGGGACGCGCTGGTAAAAGACGGCGTGCTGGACGATCCGGCGAGTGCCGCCGTGTTCGCCGAGCTTGCCGGATGGATGACCGGCGCATTTGCAGCGGCCTTGGTCGCACAGTTGCTGTTCGGGCTCTTTATTGCTCGCTGGTGGCAGGCGCTGCTCTACAACCCGGGGGGGTTTGGCGAGGAGTTTCGGCAGCTGCGTTTGAGTCGTCCTTTCGGGGTCCTCGTCGTCGTGCTGCTGGCGCTTCTTCCCTTCAGCGACGGCGCGAGCCTGACGGCGAATCTATTGCTGGTGCCTGGCGTCCTGCTCCTGTTTCAGGGTCTCGCGGTCGCCCATCAGGTGCGAGCGCTCAAGCAGGCACGGCAGGCGTGGTTGGTGGGGCTCTACGTCTTGGTGGTGTTTTTCATGCCGCAGGCACTGCTGCTGATCGCCTGTATCGGTTTGGTGGACATCTGGGCCGATATCCGGTCTCGGGTTGCACCATCGCCGCCGCCGGGTTCCGGCACAAGCGGGCCGGCGACCTGA
- a CDS encoding ATP-dependent DNA helicase: MPDLGDIFGPRGRLSERLPGFAHRAQQQSMAERIAALMEEGGTLICEAGTGTGKTFAYLVPAILSGRKVLISTGTRNLQDQLFHRDLPLVAAALGVPVRAALLKGRANYLCRHRLKLAIDDITHLDPESRGGLKQVQDWSKSTTRGDIAELSIPEDARVWPIVTSTSDNCLGQDCPDWQGCHLVAARREAQGADLVVVNHHLFCADLALKDEGFGEILPGADCFVLDEAHQLPETATSFFGVRVSARQLLDLVRDSELEYRREAGDMPELPKRLGALRRAVQDMRLGLGEIDRRGPWSELAGAPEVLKALETLVRRLTSVTEGLKAVEGRGKGLDACLGRAVDLGDALQRLTSVEPPEAVRWFETQGRGFRLHETPLEVAEPFRAQMGRPQTAWVFTSATLAVGERFDHFARQLGIEEAQTERWDSPFDYARQALWFVPRGLPQPSDPAYNSHLLELACEVIGYSRGRAFLLFTSYRALRETAEGLEGRIPYPILVQGTAPRADLVERFRALGNAVLLGTSSFWEGVDVRGDALSCVLIDRLPFASPGDPVLAARIDAVRRRGGNPFNDHQLPQAVIALKQGAGRLIRDGEDRGVLVVCDPRLLGRSYGHRFLESLPAMARTRSIDDVRAFFEAVPQPDDAPDRADAAQVAPLEASV; this comes from the coding sequence ATGCCCGATCTCGGCGATATCTTCGGTCCGCGCGGTCGGCTCTCCGAGCGACTGCCGGGTTTCGCTCACCGGGCACAACAACAGTCGATGGCCGAGCGGATCGCGGCCCTCATGGAGGAGGGCGGGACACTCATCTGCGAGGCTGGCACCGGCACCGGCAAGACCTTTGCGTATCTGGTCCCGGCTATCCTCTCCGGACGCAAGGTGCTGATCTCGACCGGCACACGCAACCTCCAGGATCAGCTCTTTCATCGCGATCTGCCGCTCGTGGCGGCCGCGCTCGGCGTTCCGGTGCGGGCCGCCCTGCTGAAAGGGCGCGCCAATTATCTTTGTCGCCATCGCCTGAAGCTCGCCATCGACGACATCACACACCTGGATCCCGAGTCGCGCGGCGGTCTCAAGCAGGTTCAGGACTGGTCGAAGTCGACCACACGCGGCGATATCGCCGAGCTGTCGATCCCCGAGGACGCCCGGGTCTGGCCGATCGTGACCTCGACAAGCGACAACTGTCTCGGCCAGGACTGCCCGGACTGGCAGGGTTGCCATCTGGTCGCCGCGCGCCGCGAGGCCCAAGGCGCGGATCTGGTGGTCGTGAATCACCATCTCTTCTGCGCCGACCTGGCGCTCAAAGACGAGGGTTTCGGCGAGATCCTGCCCGGTGCGGACTGCTTCGTGCTCGACGAGGCGCATCAGTTGCCCGAGACGGCGACCAGCTTCTTCGGTGTCCGCGTCAGCGCTCGGCAATTGCTTGATCTGGTCCGAGATAGCGAGCTCGAATATCGTCGCGAGGCCGGGGACATGCCCGAGCTGCCGAAGCGTCTCGGGGCGCTGCGTCGAGCCGTTCAGGACATGCGCCTGGGCCTCGGCGAGATCGATCGCCGCGGACCCTGGAGCGAGCTCGCGGGCGCGCCCGAGGTGTTGAAGGCGCTGGAAACCCTGGTGCGGCGTCTGACATCCGTCACCGAGGGTCTGAAGGCCGTCGAGGGTCGCGGCAAGGGTCTGGACGCCTGCCTGGGGCGGGCCGTGGATCTCGGCGACGCCTTGCAGCGCCTGACCTCGGTCGAGCCGCCCGAGGCCGTGCGCTGGTTCGAGACACAGGGACGCGGGTTTCGGCTGCACGAGACACCGCTCGAGGTGGCCGAACCCTTCCGTGCCCAGATGGGGAGACCCCAAACGGCCTGGGTCTTCACCTCGGCGACGCTCGCCGTGGGTGAGCGCTTCGATCATTTCGCCCGCCAGCTCGGAATCGAGGAGGCGCAAACCGAGCGCTGGGACAGTCCTTTCGACTACGCGAGGCAGGCGCTTTGGTTCGTCCCGCGGGGCCTGCCGCAGCCGTCCGATCCGGCGTACAACAGCCACCTGCTCGAGCTGGCCTGCGAGGTTATCGGCTACAGCCGCGGGCGCGCCTTCCTGCTGTTCACGAGCTATCGCGCATTGCGCGAGACGGCCGAGGGTCTGGAAGGCCGGATCCCCTATCCGATCCTGGTCCAGGGTACGGCACCCCGGGCCGATCTGGTGGAGCGGTTCCGTGCGCTCGGCAACGCCGTCCTGTTGGGAACATCAAGCTTCTGGGAAGGAGTCGACGTCCGAGGCGATGCGCTGTCGTGCGTGCTCATCGACCGCTTGCCCTTCGCCTCCCCGGGCGATCCGGTGCTCGCCGCGCGGATCGACGCCGTGCGTCGTCGCGGCGGCAATCCCTTCAACGACCATCAACTTCCGCAGGCCGTCATCGCGCTGAAGCAGGGCGCCGGGCGTCTGATCCGCGACGGCGAGGATCGCGGGGTCCTGGTGGTTTGCGACCCGCGTCTTCTGGGGCGATCCTACGGCCATCGCTTCCTGGAAAGCCTGCCGGCGATGGCCCGCACCCGATCGATCGACGACGTGAGGGCCTTTTTCGAGGCCGTGCCGCAGCCCGATGACGCGCCGGACCGAGCCGATGCGGCGCAAGTCGCGCCGCTGGAGGCCTCGGTCTGA
- a CDS encoding helix-turn-helix domain-containing protein — MGIPKTPDQSPVVTCHAAPPAPAHVEMSQGPLARSLDAFETEQLARLLSKHNGNRREIAGALGISERTIYRKLKRFGLG, encoded by the coding sequence ATGGGAATTCCCAAGACACCGGACCAGTCGCCTGTCGTGACCTGCCATGCGGCCCCACCTGCTCCCGCCCATGTCGAGATGTCGCAGGGCCCCCTCGCCCGCAGCCTGGATGCCTTCGAAACCGAACAGCTCGCACGCCTGTTGAGCAAGCACAATGGCAACCGGCGCGAAATCGCGGGAGCGCTCGGTATCAGCGAACGGACCATCTATCGCAAGCTGAAGCGTTTCGGTCTCGGCTAA
- the dnaB gene encoding replicative DNA helicase — protein MFDSDSQGPPGADFDELRVPPHNIHAEQSLLGGLMLDNSTWDRIADMVTERDLYRREHRLIFRAIAKLAAEDQPFDLVTLAETLERTEQLEGAGGLPYLGTIANETPSAANIKAYAKIVRQTSVLRQMIAAGTDIADSGYNPMGRDASELLDAAERRVFEIAEQEARGGGGFQPIKTLLGRAVERIDALYQRDEPITGLATGFTDFDMMTSGLQPADLIIVAGRPSMGKTSFAMNMAEHVAIQSKRPVAVFSMEMPGDALAMRMMSSLGRIDQHRVRTGRLEDDEWPRLTSAVNILAGASMFIDDTPALSPTEVRARARRLKRDQDDLGLIVLDYIQLMQAPGVGENRATEISAISRSLKALAKELNVPVIALSQLNRSLEQRPNKRPVMSDLRESGAIEQDADLIVFIYRDEVYHEDTKEKGVAEIIIAKQRNGPIGTTRLTFLGKYTKFENYIGNYYGEGGD, from the coding sequence ATGTTCGACTCGGATTCCCAAGGCCCGCCGGGCGCGGACTTCGACGAGCTCCGTGTCCCGCCGCACAACATTCATGCCGAACAATCCCTGCTCGGCGGTCTCATGCTGGACAACAGCACCTGGGACCGCATCGCCGACATGGTCACAGAGCGTGACCTTTATCGACGCGAGCACCGCCTCATCTTTCGCGCCATCGCCAAACTGGCCGCGGAGGACCAACCCTTCGATCTGGTGACCCTCGCCGAGACCCTCGAGCGCACCGAGCAGCTCGAAGGCGCAGGCGGGCTTCCTTACCTCGGCACCATCGCCAACGAGACCCCGAGCGCGGCCAATATCAAGGCCTACGCCAAGATCGTCCGCCAGACCTCGGTGCTGCGCCAGATGATCGCCGCGGGTACGGACATCGCCGACAGTGGCTACAATCCCATGGGTCGCGATGCCTCCGAGCTGCTCGATGCCGCCGAGCGCCGCGTCTTCGAGATCGCCGAGCAGGAGGCGCGCGGCGGAGGTGGGTTCCAGCCGATCAAGACCCTGCTCGGGCGCGCGGTCGAGCGTATCGACGCACTCTATCAGCGCGACGAGCCCATCACCGGACTGGCGACCGGTTTCACCGACTTCGACATGATGACCTCGGGGCTGCAGCCCGCGGACCTGATCATCGTCGCGGGACGGCCCTCGATGGGCAAGACCTCCTTCGCCATGAACATGGCCGAGCATGTCGCCATCCAGTCCAAACGCCCTGTGGCCGTCTTCAGTATGGAGATGCCGGGCGATGCGCTGGCGATGCGCATGATGTCTTCGCTCGGGCGCATCGATCAGCACCGCGTCCGAACCGGGCGGCTCGAGGACGACGAGTGGCCACGCCTGACCTCCGCGGTCAACATCCTGGCCGGAGCGTCCATGTTCATCGACGACACCCCCGCCCTCTCCCCGACCGAGGTCCGGGCGCGTGCACGGCGTCTCAAACGTGATCAAGACGACCTGGGTCTGATCGTGCTGGACTACATCCAGCTCATGCAGGCCCCGGGGGTCGGCGAGAATCGGGCAACTGAGATTTCCGCGATTTCACGCTCGCTCAAGGCGCTCGCCAAGGAGCTCAACGTCCCGGTGATCGCACTTTCCCAGCTCAATCGCAGTCTCGAGCAGCGCCCGAACAAGCGGCCGGTGATGTCGGATCTGAGGGAATCGGGCGCGATCGAGCAGGATGCAGACCTCATTGTCTTCATCTATCGCGACGAGGTCTATCACGAGGACACGAAGGAGAAGGGTGTCGCCGAGATCATCATCGCCAAGCAGCGCAACGGCCCCATCGGGACAACCCGACTGACCTTTCTCGGCAAATACACCAAGTTCGAGAACTATATCGGCAATTATTACGGCGAGGGCGGCGACTGA
- the rplI gene encoding 50S ribosomal protein L9, whose amino-acid sequence MEVILLKNVGRLGALGDKVSVRPGYGRNYLIPSGFAVSATDANLEAFEARRAELEQVAAEQLAEARARRDHFEGMSVTIARRAGEQGRLFGSVGTGDIAEAVTAAGFTLSKGEVKLSGGPFRAAGEYEVTLHLHPEVDATITVDVVPED is encoded by the coding sequence GTGGAAGTCATCCTGTTGAAGAATGTCGGTCGCCTAGGAGCGCTCGGCGACAAGGTCAGTGTCCGTCCGGGCTATGGTCGGAACTATTTGATCCCCTCCGGGTTCGCCGTGTCGGCGACCGATGCAAATCTCGAAGCCTTCGAGGCCCGGCGTGCGGAGCTTGAGCAGGTTGCAGCGGAGCAGCTTGCCGAGGCGCGTGCTCGGCGCGATCACTTCGAAGGGATGAGCGTCACGATCGCGCGCCGTGCCGGCGAGCAGGGGCGGCTGTTCGGCTCGGTGGGCACGGGCGACATTGCCGAGGCAGTGACCGCCGCCGGGTTTACGCTGTCGAAGGGCGAGGTCAAACTCTCCGGAGGACCTTTCCGCGCCGCGGGCGAGTATGAGGTGACGCTGCACCTGCATCCGGAGGTCGATGCCACCATCACCGTGGATGTCGTTCCCGAGGACTGA
- the rpsR gene encoding 30S ribosomal protein S18, whose product MESSNSRFFRRKRYCRFTAEGITEIDYKDLNLLKAYVSESGKIVPSRITGTSAKYQRQLAQAVKRARYLALLPYTDGH is encoded by the coding sequence ATGGAATCCAGCAATTCACGTTTTTTCCGTCGCAAGCGCTATTGCCGCTTCACCGCCGAAGGCATCACCGAGATCGACTACAAGGATCTCAACCTGTTGAAGGCGTATGTCAGCGAGTCCGGCAAGATCGTCCCAAGTCGGATCACCGGAACCTCGGCGAAGTATCAGCGTCAGCTCGCGCAAGCGGTCAAGCGCGCCCGTTACCTGGCGTTGCTTCCGTACACCGACGGTCACTGA
- a CDS encoding DnaJ domain-containing protein, with protein sequence MARLLILLGILGAVLWFLHWFRVTPAHRVGQVLRKAAFWGIIGVLVLAAATGRLSPIFAAVGAAIPLVLRAAAVVRLFPAIQQVLRSLGLGGLAGPGGAGAGGGAQASSIRTKFLAMSLDHRTGTMDGQVLDGPFKDRRLSDLTLDELIRILEFYRDADAQSAAVLEAYLDREREADWRASDEGSGRTGRAPPHGERLTKTEAWAILGLEPDADADAIRTAHRRLMQRLHPDRGGSDYLAAKINEAKRLLLGD encoded by the coding sequence ATGGCGCGTTTGCTGATCCTGCTCGGAATCCTGGGCGCAGTGCTGTGGTTTCTTCACTGGTTTCGCGTTACTCCTGCGCACCGGGTCGGTCAGGTTCTGCGCAAGGCTGCGTTCTGGGGCATCATCGGCGTGTTGGTCCTTGCCGCAGCGACCGGACGTTTGAGCCCCATCTTCGCGGCCGTCGGCGCGGCCATCCCGCTGGTGCTGCGTGCGGCCGCCGTCGTGCGGCTCTTCCCCGCCATCCAGCAGGTGCTGCGCAGTCTCGGTCTGGGTGGATTGGCTGGACCCGGCGGAGCCGGTGCCGGCGGCGGCGCTCAGGCCTCGAGCATTCGGACGAAATTCCTCGCGATGAGCCTGGATCACAGGACCGGCACGATGGACGGCCAAGTCCTCGACGGCCCCTTCAAGGATCGCCGCCTGTCGGATCTCACGCTCGACGAGCTGATTCGCATCCTTGAGTTCTATCGCGACGCCGATGCACAGTCGGCGGCGGTGCTCGAGGCCTATCTCGATCGCGAGCGCGAGGCCGACTGGCGCGCAAGCGACGAAGGAAGCGGCCGTACCGGTCGTGCGCCGCCCCACGGCGAGCGTCTCACGAAGACCGAGGCATGGGCGATTCTCGGTTTGGAGCCGGACGCCGATGCCGATGCAATCCGCACAGCCCATCGGCGGCTCATGCAACGCCTGCATCCCGATCGCGGCGGGTCGGACTATCTGGCCGCGAAGATCAACGAGGCCAAACGCTTATTGCTGGGCGACTAA
- a CDS encoding TlpA family protein disulfide reductase encodes MGIDVPVLLDEDATVFGRWGGKILPTTYVLDGTGKVVDVVQGPLEWDRAEVIDNMRRILDGGTSPER; translated from the coding sequence TTGGGGATCGATGTCCCGGTCCTGCTGGATGAGGACGCTACGGTCTTTGGACGCTGGGGCGGCAAGATTTTGCCGACCACCTATGTGCTGGACGGGACCGGCAAGGTCGTCGATGTCGTGCAGGGGCCGCTGGAATGGGACCGTGCCGAAGTCATCGACAACATGCGTCGAATCCTCGACGGCGGGACGTCGCCCGAGCGCTGA
- a CDS encoding vWA domain-containing protein, producing MTSKRTDLESPANAQDVSAFLRQVAATPRVGPPGARGRLIFAMDATASREPTWDRAAQIQSGMFIETRDLGGLEVQLCYYRGFREFSASPWLQDSEALLKRMNGVFCEAGLTQIGRVLKHALDEAEKGRVDALVFVGDCMEESRDRLADLAGRLGLSGVPAFVFQEGRDPATERSFREIARLSGGAWCPFDSSSPRTLHDLLAAVAVYAAGGRAALTHYGETHGGAVLQLTHQMTKKRT from the coding sequence ATGACCTCGAAACGAACCGATCTCGAATCACCCGCCAATGCCCAAGATGTCAGTGCCTTCCTGCGCCAGGTCGCTGCGACACCGCGTGTCGGCCCGCCCGGCGCACGCGGGCGGCTCATCTTCGCGATGGACGCCACGGCAAGCCGCGAGCCGACCTGGGATCGGGCGGCGCAGATCCAGTCCGGCATGTTTATCGAGACGCGCGACCTGGGCGGACTCGAGGTTCAGCTCTGCTACTATCGCGGCTTCCGGGAGTTCTCGGCGTCGCCTTGGCTCCAGGATTCGGAGGCATTGCTCAAACGCATGAACGGGGTCTTCTGCGAGGCCGGTCTGACCCAGATCGGTCGTGTCCTGAAACACGCCCTCGACGAGGCCGAGAAAGGGCGCGTCGATGCCCTGGTGTTCGTCGGCGACTGCATGGAGGAGAGTCGCGATCGTCTTGCCGACCTGGCCGGACGGCTCGGGCTCTCGGGCGTGCCGGCATTCGTGTTTCAGGAAGGCCGCGATCCGGCGACCGAGCGCAGCTTTCGCGAGATCGCTCGCTTGAGTGGCGGCGCTTGGTGTCCGTTCGACTCGAGCAGCCCCCGGACGCTTCACGATTTGCTTGCCGCGGTGGCCGTCTATGCCGCCGGTGGTCGGGCTGCGCTGACGCACTACGGCGAGACCCACGGTGGAGCCGTCCTCCAATTGACCCACCAAATGACGAAGAAAAGGACTTGA
- a CDS encoding tetratricopeptide repeat protein, translating to MTRVPTILIAGLVLTACATAQREEAAPVVQVTPRGSVVEAPKPAAPPEPEKPAAPKKQQTRVFAYRDPAAEPAPEPDPEPSSKAATAGETTGSVRAAAPTPSAPEATPPPTQARAAGSAPGTASAPAAARPPTPAPPAPKVAQTPPKPEAKAPAPPAPARAEVPLTPPPPAPAPAVEPPAAPPAPEVQVAAVPPAPALAAPGLPPAADALARQAEQQRQAGDYAGAAASLERSLRIAPREAYLWNRLARVRLEQGQAGQAGNLASRSNDLAGDTPLIKQDNWRVIAESKRRSGDIAGATAAEQRASGN from the coding sequence ATGACCAGAGTGCCGACCATCTTGATTGCAGGGCTTGTTCTGACTGCATGTGCGACCGCACAACGCGAGGAAGCCGCGCCCGTGGTCCAAGTGACTCCGCGCGGATCCGTTGTCGAGGCGCCGAAGCCCGCGGCGCCGCCCGAGCCCGAAAAGCCTGCAGCGCCGAAGAAACAGCAGACCAGGGTCTTTGCGTATCGGGATCCGGCCGCCGAGCCCGCACCCGAGCCTGATCCAGAGCCAAGTTCCAAGGCGGCGACCGCAGGGGAAACGACAGGGTCTGTTCGAGCAGCGGCTCCGACGCCGTCGGCGCCAGAGGCCACGCCGCCGCCGACTCAGGCGCGAGCCGCCGGGTCGGCCCCGGGCACCGCGTCCGCCCCCGCAGCAGCGAGGCCTCCCACGCCTGCTCCACCTGCGCCGAAGGTCGCGCAGACGCCGCCCAAGCCCGAGGCCAAGGCGCCGGCGCCACCTGCGCCCGCTCGTGCCGAGGTGCCTCTCACGCCGCCTCCGCCCGCCCCGGCGCCGGCCGTCGAACCGCCCGCCGCGCCGCCTGCTCCTGAGGTCCAGGTCGCCGCGGTCCCGCCGGCACCGGCGCTGGCAGCGCCGGGTCTGCCGCCGGCAGCGGACGCATTGGCCCGTCAAGCCGAGCAACAGCGCCAGGCGGGTGACTATGCGGGTGCAGCGGCCTCGCTCGAGCGTTCTTTGCGGATCGCGCCGCGCGAGGCCTATCTGTGGAACCGGCTTGCCCGGGTTCGCTTGGAGCAGGGACAGGCTGGTCAGGCCGGCAATCTCGCCTCGCGCTCGAACGACCTCGCAGGCGATACGCCGCTGATCAAGCAGGACAACTGGCGCGTGATCGCGGAGTCCAAGCGGCGCTCGGGGGACATCGCCGGCGCGACCGCGGCAGAGCAGCGCGCGAGCGGCAACTGA
- a CDS encoding acyltransferase family protein: MSRPSTDRNRALDGIRGLAILWVFAFHANALLVGGTADAPMGWGQSLAEKGMLGVQLFFVLSGFLLVHPWITAAASGAPYPSTGHFFARRARRIFPTYWLHLALLIGLILPILRGSFAVLGSEIGQTNLWLHIPLLHFLHPGSSSSLGLNMALWSLSIEAQFYLLLPLLAPLFVRNRVLIALPAALLIALLWKTYAPGLLMEWVYLNVPPSRLVFFDPVSGHAGPFPPEMMHFFLERQLPGEIIAFALGMAGANLYTRARSGEPTSQPLRFLDLTAFAFLLLATPTLIHLSFGEILTGVGWRLVGMPLFLVGCTLVVVAAALRTPLIDWILANPVLVPIGIISYSLFLWHEPVLRLVATGRLLPAACDSSPCRIAVALGLALLVAAASYILTERRRSPRV, translated from the coding sequence TTGAGTCGTCCCTCGACAGACCGGAATCGCGCGCTCGACGGCATCCGCGGTCTTGCCATCCTCTGGGTCTTCGCCTTTCACGCAAACGCCCTTTTGGTCGGAGGAACAGCCGACGCGCCCATGGGCTGGGGCCAATCACTGGCCGAGAAGGGCATGCTCGGAGTGCAGCTCTTTTTCGTTTTGAGCGGCTTTTTGCTTGTGCATCCTTGGATAACGGCCGCCGCGTCCGGAGCACCCTATCCGTCCACCGGACACTTCTTCGCGCGCCGGGCTCGGCGCATATTCCCGACCTACTGGCTCCATCTCGCCCTGTTGATCGGGTTGATCCTTCCGATCCTGCGCGGCAGCTTTGCCGTCTTGGGCTCCGAGATCGGACAGACCAACCTCTGGCTACATATCCCCCTGCTGCACTTTCTGCACCCGGGGAGCTCCAGCTCGCTCGGGCTCAACATGGCCCTTTGGAGCCTGAGCATCGAGGCCCAATTCTATCTGCTTCTGCCATTGCTGGCCCCGTTGTTCGTCCGAAACCGGGTCCTGATCGCACTCCCGGCGGCCTTGCTGATCGCGCTGTTGTGGAAGACCTACGCGCCCGGCTTGCTGATGGAGTGGGTCTATCTGAACGTGCCCCCTTCCCGATTGGTCTTCTTCGATCCGGTCTCGGGACACGCCGGCCCCTTCCCGCCCGAGATGATGCACTTCTTTCTGGAGCGCCAGCTGCCGGGCGAGATCATCGCCTTTGCACTCGGGATGGCGGGAGCCAACCTCTACACCCGGGCGCGCTCCGGCGAACCGACCTCGCAGCCGTTGCGCTTCCTCGACCTCACCGCATTCGCCTTCCTGCTCCTTGCGACGCCGACGCTGATCCACCTTTCGTTCGGCGAAATTCTGACGGGGGTCGGGTGGCGACTCGTCGGAATGCCGCTCTTCCTCGTCGGCTGTACCCTGGTCGTCGTCGCCGCCGCGCTTCGGACCCCGTTGATCGACTGGATCTTGGCAAACCCGGTCCTGGTGCCGATCGGCATCATCAGCTACAGCCTCTTTCTGTGGCACGAGCCCGTGCTGCGGTTGGTCGCGACGGGTCGGCTGCTGCCTGCTGCGTGCGACAGCTCACCCTGCCGAATCGCAGTCGCACTTGGGCTCGCCCTACTCGTCGCGGCGGCTTCGTACATCCTGACCGAGCGACGCAGGTCGCCACGCGTGTAG
- the rpsF gene encoding 30S ribosomal protein S6 translates to MRHYEVVFMVHPSQSEQVASMIERYQTNLQKRGGVVHRMEDWGRRPLAYPINKVHKAHYVLMNVECDQEAIDELESAFRFNDAVLRNLIVRRDDAVTEPSPLVKTGEERERSDAPEGASRREDSARSSNPDSTSSSD, encoded by the coding sequence ATGCGACATTACGAAGTAGTCTTCATGGTTCATCCGAGCCAGAGCGAGCAGGTGGCGAGCATGATCGAGCGCTACCAGACGAATCTGCAGAAGCGTGGCGGCGTCGTCCACCGCATGGAGGATTGGGGGCGTCGGCCGTTGGCCTACCCGATCAACAAGGTGCACAAGGCGCATTACGTCTTGATGAACGTCGAGTGCGACCAAGAGGCGATCGACGAGCTCGAAAGCGCTTTCCGGTTCAACGACGCGGTCCTTCGCAACCTGATCGTTCGCCGCGACGATGCCGTGACGGAACCCTCCCCGCTGGTCAAGACGGGCGAAGAGCGCGAGCGCTCGGATGCTCCCGAGGGCGCCAGCCGGCGGGAAGATTCCGCTCGCAGCAGCAACCCCGACAGCACCTCCTCGAGCGACTAA